GGTTCGACACATGTTGACATGCTTCTAAGAAACAACAACCACGAGTGGCACGCATGGGCAGCCCGCAACCGCAAGCCTGACGGTTCTCTGCCGGTATATGATTATTCGGTTGATCCGGAATATGTTTATCGCTATTGGGAAGAGCGGGTAAAAGAAGTTAAAGATTATGAAAATGCTTATTCAATCGGCATGAGAGCTATTCACGACGAACCGATGCCTGCGGCTAATGTTCAGGGCGTGCAGGGCAGGATCGAGCTTTTAGAAAAAATCTTTACCGATCAGCGGGAAATCATCCGTAAATGGGTCAATGAAGATGTAACCGAGGAACTGCAGCTGTTTACACCTTATAAAGAGGTGCTGGACTACTATAACGCTGGACTTCAAGTTCCGGATGATGTGACAATCATTTGGCCGAATGATAACCACGGCTATATTAGAAATGTTCCCAATGACGAAGAAAGGCAGAGAAGCGGCGGACACGGATTGTACTACCATCAAAGTTATTTGGGACCTCCGGGACAAACCTATCTCTGGCAGGCAACTACGCCGCTGTCATTAATGGCTTCTGAATTAAATAAAGCCATTGAGTACGGAATTGATAAACTGTGGGTATTGAATGTTGGTAGTTTCAAAACCCGTGAAATTCCGATTGACTTTATGATGAGGCTGGCTTGGGATATCGATAGCTGGGAAGCTTCAGATGTAACCGGTTATATAGAGGATTTTGCGGCAAAACACTTTGGAGAGCAGTACAAAGAAGAAATTGCTTCTGTTATGATCCGGTATTATCAATACAATATTGCCCGCAGACCAGAGTTTATGGAAAAAGGCGTGTACAGTCTTGTAAACTACGGTGATGAGGCTCAAAGAGTTTTAAATAACTTTGTAGCGATGCTGAGGGATGCGGAGGACGTTTTTAAAAAGCTTCCGGAGGATCTAAAAGATGCCTATTTTCAGCTGATTTTATATCCCGTCCGCTCCAGTACTTTAAATCTTGAGCAGTATATTGCTGCTGACAGAAGTGCTTTATATGCACTCCAAAATAGGGGTAAGGCAGTAAATATGGAAGCAGCCAGATCTGAGCTGGCTTTAGAGATGCATGAGAGAGATATTAACTATTACAACTTCCAAATGTCTAACGGTAAATGGCGTTATTTCCTTGACCCGTATACTGACGTCAATAACCATAATCTCCCTCACTATGCTTGGCTGGAGAAAATGCCCTCTGTCAGCCATGCTGCCGAGATATCTGACAAACCGGTTCTCGGAGTGATTGCTGAGGGACAGGTGTCCCGCTATGAGGACAGTGAATTAACATTTTCTGTTTACAGCCAAGACTGCCGCTTTATCGATCTGTTCAATATGGGAGACGGAGTGGTGGAATGGAAAGCCAGTACCAGTCATGAGTGGATTAGATTAAGTAAGTCTGAGGGCACGGTGGAGATTCAGGAGAGAATTTGGGTTGATATCGACTGGTGTTCAGTTCCCACAGGCACAAGCACCGGCGAGATTGTGCTCAAGTCTGAAGGCTTAACAAAAGCAGTAGCAGTAAAAGCCTTTAACCCGGCCTATCCGGCAAGAGATGAAGTAGAAGGCCATATTGAAAGCAACGGATATGTTTCCATCGAAGCCGAGAATTTTTACAATAAAGTAGACACACCTCAGTCCCAGTGGCAAGTTTTTAAAGGTTTGGGTCGAAGCGGGGATTCGGTTAAAGTTGTTCCTGATCTGTCTGAAAGTTTCACTGAGAACATTAAAGACAGAGCTCCAGTGCTTCAGTACAAAGTCTATTTCTTCAGTACCGGAGAATTCCCAATCGAAATTCATCGTGTTCCAACTTTGGCACCAATGAGTGGAAGATTTGCAATCAGTATTGATGATGGTGAACCTGAAGTCCTGGTTAGTACCAATAATGTTAATGAGTCACAATGGAGACAAAATGTCCTAGAGCAAGTAGAAAAAATCAGAAGTACGATCACCATTGAGACACCTGGCTATCATACCTTAAATGTTTGGAAGGTTGATCCGGGGGTCATTATTGACAAGATTGTCATTAATACAGGTGGTTTAGCTTATTCATACCTTGGTCCACCGGAAAGTTACAACTCTATTTCGAAACACAGCGGTCAGCCGACGGCAGATTTAAGCGCAGTAACTGACCTGAAATGGGATGTGCCTGAGGTTGTCAGCCCTGTCTTTTTAGTAGAAGCCGAAGACATGAGTTTATCGGGATACAGCATTTATGAAAATTTTGCTGCTTCTCAGGGCAGATATGTTTCCGTCAGCGGCAGCGGTAATGTATCGGCAGAATACGACGGTCCAGCCGGCATTTACAACATGAAAATAGACTACTTCGATGACAATTTTTCCAAATACACCGTGTATGTGAACAATGAAAAAGTAGATGAATGGGAAAGCGTGCTGATCAGCCGGGGAGTGACGACCGGTGACGGAGCAAGTTTAGAACGGTATAACAATGTTAAAGCGTGGATTGAAAGATCTGCTGACTTAGGATATGTACCGAATACTAGAACAATAAAAGCTGTCAGGCTTAACCCTGGTGACGTGATTACAATTGAAGGCAGCAGTAATCAGGAGAAAGGTGCAAAACTAGATAAACTGCAGATCGTAGAACTTACCGAATTTGGCTGGGGTGCTTTTGTTGAACAAAACGGAGAAGTCTATATAAACGCTGATGCAGCCGCAGAAAATTCTAAATATGCTTCTGTTGTAGGTAAAAGCAGTCATACTTGGGCTGTAAGGAAAGGCAAATACGGCCTTGCCATGGAGGTCATACCGGCTAGAGGATCCCACTGGACCAACACGCGGGTAATCCGCAACTTCAGTCCGCAGATGACATTTAGAATCAAGTTTAATACACCCGGTACTTACAATGTATGGCTTTTGGTTAAGGCCAATAGTTCAGAAAAGGATTCGATTCATGTAGGCATGGATGGAATCCACAGATTTACAAACGAGAATACTTTAGCCAAGGAATTTGCTTGGATCAATGTAGGTAGGATAGCTAACGTCAGCGCCGGATATCATGACTTAAATTTCTGGGCTAGGGAAGATGGGATTATTATTGAGCAGATTTACCTCGGTAATACTGCCAGACCACCAAAATTGGTCACTGAATTTGTGAGAGAAAAATAGAGGGGAGGGTGATATTTTACTTGGTATCAAAAAGCAGCCATTCTCTGCGAACCAACCATAAAAAGAAAGGTGGAGTGAAGTGATGAACGCACTTAAAGGCAAGTTAAACTTCGGGTTGATAGCGGTTTTAATCGTTTCCTTTACTCTAGTTGGCTGTTTTGGACGAGTGGTTAATGAAGCAAATATCATTTCTTTTGATTTGCTGGATGATGATGGAAATTCAGTTTTAGAGGGAGCAGCATTAATTGACACTAAAGGAAGAACCATTATTGGAATGGTCGGTGATCTTAAAACAGTTGATATTACAAACTTGAAACCGCATATCGAAGTAACCGAAAGATACCAGGTATACTTCAGCGAAGAACTGCATGTTAATGGTGAATCTGCTTATGACTTTTCTGGACCGGTTATCTTTACGGTGACCAAAGACAACGATCCTAAACTGACAAAAGAATGGACGGTTGTGATTAAAGACCCCTACAGTCCGCTTGTAATGTGGAATTTTGCAGATGGTCTCCATAAAGAATTTACCATGCACAATGAAGTAGAATTCGTAGATGGGGTAAGAGATAAAGCACCCCACTTCAAGGGTTTTGGACCAAATGTATATTTGGTTGTGGATGAAGGATTTGTAGCTGAAAATCTGGTCTTTCCGGATAATACATTTACCCTCGAAACCTGGTTTTATCTGGACAGCACTTTGAAAACGGATGGCTGGAATGCAGCGTTTTCAACCGGTGGAGATGGTCCTGGCAATGTTAGATTGTTGGTTGGCGGCCATGCTGAAGGTTTGCTGCAGCAATTAATCTATATTTCTGTAGGCAACCACAAAGGGGAGCGGTCTGTTGATTGGCATCCCGATACATGGCACCACTTTGCCTATGTGTACGATGGTACCGACCTGTTGGTTTATCTTGATGGTGAGCTTGCATTGGTCGAAGAAAATCCTAATGTAGGAAATATTGATTTTACTGGCGGAGCTCCAGGATTTTACATCGGTGCTCAGCATCCAACCAGCAACAGACGTAATTTCGGCGGTATGATTGACGAAATGGTTATCTATGACTATGCGCGTTCCGCTGAACAGATTAAAGCGAGCTACGAAAGCAACAAATAAATATGTTTCAAGTTGAAGCCAACTCAAAATGGCTTCAACTTGGCAACTCCAAAATATTATGCGGGGAGGAAAATAAGTGAACCGGAATGGAATGAAAGTTAATCTTGGATTGCTGATAATTTTGTCTATGTCACTAGTCTTGAGCGGTTGTCTTGGATTTGGTTCAAATTTAGCAGATATTCTATCGTTTGATATCTTAGATGACGAGGGCAACAGCGTTTTGGAACAGGAAGTCGTGATTGATGTCAAAAACGGTGTTGTAACAGGTTCGGTAAAGGCTGAAAACTTAATTGACGCCATTTACGGCAAGCCTGTGATTACGGTAAACAAGGGCTACGATATTTACTATGATGGCGAACCTCATGTTAATGGAGAATCGGTTTATGATTTCAGTGAGTCAGTCGAGTTTACTGTAACTAAGGACAGTAAAAAGTCTCAGACTAAAACATGGACTGTAATTCTGGAGATCGTTTCCGACACCGATCCTGTAGAACCCGGTCCTGAACCTCTTGTACATTGGACCTTTGATGGAAAAACTCTGCCTTCAGAGTTGAGCCCGTCGGCAGAAGGAAAACTTGATTTCGTTCCCGGAGTATCAGGCGATGCGATGTTGTTTAAAGACAATGCATGCTTGGTTATTTCTGAAGAGTTTACAAACGCGAGCCTCCAGTTCGAAGAAGCTATCTTTACAGTTGATTTATGGTTCAATGCTGACAGTGACTATTTTTATACAGGGAAATGGAATGGCTTGTTCTCCTCGGGAAGTCAACAAAGGAAAAACGTGCGCCTGCTTTTGGATGGACAGAATATCGGTAAAGCTCATATTCATGTCGACGGTATAAGCGAAGCTGCAGAGATTAACTGGGAAACTGACAAATGGCACCATATCGCCCTGTTATATGATGGCAACTCCGTGTTAATGTATCTTGATGGGGAATTGGTTTACGAAAATGCAGATGCTGATGTACAGGAAATCGATTTTACTAGTGTTGTTAAAGAGTCATTTATAGGTGCCCAGTATCCTGATGCCGGCCAGGAATCATCGAAACGGTTTTTTGGCGGTATGATTGATGAAGTCAGAATTTGGGATATTGCCTTAACCCATGAGCAGATCCTAGAAACTTTTAACACAGCTAAGCAGTAAAAAGTTCTAGTAAAGGAGAAAAAAGGAGGTAGTCTATCTATGGCAGCGAGAAAAATTAAACGTATGACAGGTTTATTGCTTGTTGCAATAACAGCTTTATTTTTGGCTGCATGCGGAAATCCTTTAATGAACATGACATTTGAGCTTCTTGATACCAATGGCGAAAACGTAGTCTATGACTACGAACTCAATGCTGTCAATGGGACAATTACCGCATATGTCAGTGCCAATACACGTCTTGAAGGCAGAGAATACAATCCGATTTTCGGTACTCCCGAAGGATACGCTGTCTATTACAATGGCGAAGTTCATGAAAACTACGTTTCCTCCTATAACTTCGAGGAACCTTTGATTATCGAAATCCACGGTGAAGAAGGGGTTGAAACCTGGGAGATTCGCATCGAGCATTTCAGTTCTCCGATTGTCCACTGGACCTTCGATAAAGGTTTCCCCGAAGAGATCACTCCTTATAACAAAGCTTATCTTGTTTATGGATATGTCAATGATGGAGTTCAATTTGAAGGTTTTAGCGGCAAAGGTTATCTGGAAGTAGATGCTGGTTTTGTCGCAGAAAATTTTGTTTTCCCCGACAATATCTTTTCAATCGATTTATGGTTTATGGCTGATTCAGAATATCTAACCGATGGATGGAACGCTTTAATTTCAACAGGCGGAAATGCACCGGGTAATGTGAGGATTTTAATTGGTGGACACGCAGAAGGCCTCGCGCAGCAATTAGCATACATCGCAGTGGATGGCAGTGCTGGCCCGGAATCAATCGGCTGGGAAGTAGATAAGTGGCATCACATTGCTTTGGTCTATGATGGCAGCGATGTTCTTGTCTACTTAGATGGCGATTTGGTTGTGCGCAGAGCAAATGCACCTGTTGATAATATCAATTTCCAAGCCAACTTCCCCCAGATTTATTTGGGCACTGAATCCCCGACGTTTAGATACTTCGGTGGTGTGTTAGATGAAGTTAGAATTTGGAACTATGCTCTGAGCGAAGCTCAAATCAAAGAAGCTGCTAAGCTTCGTTAAACGATTTGCAGTGCTCTCCCGGTAATGCATGTAATTACCGGGAGAGACCAAAATCAGCAGTTTAACTATCAGAAAAGACGCAAAGTTCGTTCGTAGATTGTTCAAAATATCTGAAGGGTGATTGCTGCAATGACATACAAAAATCCACTAGCGATTAACAACATAGGAGATCCCTTTGTTTTGAAGGCCTCCGACAGCAGGTATTACTGTTATCCGACTTCCGGTGGAGTTCGCGGTTTTAAGGTCTGGACTTCCACTGATTTAGTGAACTGGGTCGATAAGGGGGTTGTTTACCAAGCAGATGAAGATACCTGGGGCCACAACAGATTTTGGGCTCCTGAGGTAGTTGAATATCAGGGAAAGTTTTACATGTATTATACAGCTGGCTGGCGTAAAAATGACAGTTTGCGTATTGGTATAGCCGTGTCTGACAGCCCTCTGGGTCCCTTTGTTGATGTTTTAGAGGAACCATTATTTGATTTTGGCTACGCTGCTATTGATGCCCACGTTTTTATTGATGATGATGATCAAAAATACCTGTACTACTCCAGGGATTGTTCGGAAAATATTGTTGAAGGTCGGCACGAGAGCCATATTTACGGAATCAAGCTGGATGATGATATGCTCAGCGTCAGCGGGCAGCCCATTTTATTGACTAAACCAGAGCAGGAGTGGGAACTTAAGTCCGGTCCAAAGTGGCGATGGAACGAGGGTGCTTTTGTTCTGAAGCATAAAGGAATGTATTATTTGATGTACTCAGCTAACTGCTATGCTGGAAGAGATTATTCGGTCGGTTACGCAGTTTCTGAGCATCCTCTGGGTCCATTTGTAAAATACGAAGGAAATCCTATATTGGCGAGCAACAATGAGCAAATTTCAGGACCAGGCCATCACAGCGTCACTTTATCGCCTGATAACAGTGAAATGTTTATTGTTTACCATATCCATACCGATCCCAAAAAAGGTGGCGGCAACCGTCAGGTATGCATTGATAGAATGGGGTTTAACCCAGACGGTACGATTTGGGTAGCCGGTCCGACCATAACTGAGCAGCCTCTGCCGCGGTAGGAAACCGAGCCTCCTTAAATAAGTGCAAGTTTATCTTGACATTTTGCATTACTAAAATTCAATGACTTTTATAAAGTAAAGGTGACGCAGTGTTTAGCTTGCTGAAATCTGTATCTGTGGAGGTTTAAGTATTGAACATCATTTACATACACACTCATGATGTAGGGCGGTTTATAGAACCTTACGGACACAATGTCAGAACTCCAAATCTATTTAAGCTAGCTAAAGAAGGAACTCTTTTTCGCCAAGCTTTTTGTACCGCACCTACCTGTTCACCGAGCCGAGCGAGCATGTTAACGGGCGAATATCCCCATTCTATCGGAATGCTGGGATTGACCCACAGAGGGTTTAAAATTAACGATCATTCTAAGCACTTGGCACATTATCTTAGAGCAAATGGAATAGAGACAGTACTGTGTGGT
The genomic region above belongs to Bacillota bacterium and contains:
- a CDS encoding LamG domain-containing protein translates to MNMTFELLDTNGENVVYDYELNAVNGTITAYVSANTRLEGREYNPIFGTPEGYAVYYNGEVHENYVSSYNFEEPLIIEIHGEEGVETWEIRIEHFSSPIVHWTFDKGFPEEITPYNKAYLVYGYVNDGVQFEGFSGKGYLEVDAGFVAENFVFPDNIFSIDLWFMADSEYLTDGWNALISTGGNAPGNVRILIGGHAEGLAQQLAYIAVDGSAGPESIGWEVDKWHHIALVYDGSDVLVYLDGDLVVRRANAPVDNINFQANFPQIYLGTESPTFRYFGGVLDEVRIWNYALSEAQIKEAAKLR
- a CDS encoding LamG domain-containing protein — its product is MNRNGMKVNLGLLIILSMSLVLSGCLGFGSNLADILSFDILDDEGNSVLEQEVVIDVKNGVVTGSVKAENLIDAIYGKPVITVNKGYDIYYDGEPHVNGESVYDFSESVEFTVTKDSKKSQTKTWTVILEIVSDTDPVEPGPEPLVHWTFDGKTLPSELSPSAEGKLDFVPGVSGDAMLFKDNACLVISEEFTNASLQFEEAIFTVDLWFNADSDYFYTGKWNGLFSSGSQQRKNVRLLLDGQNIGKAHIHVDGISEAAEINWETDKWHHIALLYDGNSVLMYLDGELVYENADADVQEIDFTSVVKESFIGAQYPDAGQESSKRFFGGMIDEVRIWDIALTHEQILETFNTAKQ
- a CDS encoding family 43 glycosylhydrolase, translating into MTYKNPLAINNIGDPFVLKASDSRYYCYPTSGGVRGFKVWTSTDLVNWVDKGVVYQADEDTWGHNRFWAPEVVEYQGKFYMYYTAGWRKNDSLRIGIAVSDSPLGPFVDVLEEPLFDFGYAAIDAHVFIDDDDQKYLYYSRDCSENIVEGRHESHIYGIKLDDDMLSVSGQPILLTKPEQEWELKSGPKWRWNEGAFVLKHKGMYYLMYSANCYAGRDYSVGYAVSEHPLGPFVKYEGNPILASNNEQISGPGHHSVTLSPDNSEMFIVYHIHTDPKKGGGNRQVCIDRMGFNPDGTIWVAGPTITEQPLPR
- a CDS encoding LamG domain-containing protein; translation: MNALKGKLNFGLIAVLIVSFTLVGCFGRVVNEANIISFDLLDDDGNSVLEGAALIDTKGRTIIGMVGDLKTVDITNLKPHIEVTERYQVYFSEELHVNGESAYDFSGPVIFTVTKDNDPKLTKEWTVVIKDPYSPLVMWNFADGLHKEFTMHNEVEFVDGVRDKAPHFKGFGPNVYLVVDEGFVAENLVFPDNTFTLETWFYLDSTLKTDGWNAAFSTGGDGPGNVRLLVGGHAEGLLQQLIYISVGNHKGERSVDWHPDTWHHFAYVYDGTDLLVYLDGELALVEENPNVGNIDFTGGAPGFYIGAQHPTSNRRNFGGMIDEMVIYDYARSAEQIKASYESNK